One Misgurnus anguillicaudatus chromosome 19, ASM2758022v2, whole genome shotgun sequence genomic region harbors:
- the ints1 gene encoding integrator complex subunit 1 isoform X2, which produces MNRPKPTSIRRPSSAKTSGHPPPGDFIALGAKSQGGEPKANPALLKPASTGLPPDRKREAPSSLPSSSSLSSLSKRPKHSTTPPSALSRLAEVAAVDKRSISPSIKEPSVVPIEVSPAVLLDEIEAAEAEGNDDRIEGVLCGAVKQLKMNRAKPDMTLYLSLMFLAKIKPNVFATEGVIEALCSLLRRDASINFKAKGNNLVSVLACNLLMAAYEEDENWPEIFVKVYIEDSLGERIWVDSSHCKTFVDNIQTAFTTKMPPKSMLLQTETGRSGGDLSAGNSPHPSTPDEDEGQTELLIAEEKLSPEDDGQVMPRYDELAESVEEYVLEVLRDQLNRRQPMDNVSRNLLRLLTATCGYKEVRLMAVQRLEMWLQNPKLTRPAQDLLMSLCMNCNTHGSDDMEVISNLIKIRLKPKVLLNHYMLCVRELLNAHRDNLGTMVKFVIFNELSNARNPNNMQVLHTVLQHSPEQAPKFLAMVFQDLLTNKDDYLRASRALLREIIKQTKHEINFQSFCLGLMQERKEATYTDMEFKERFVIQVTDLLTVSMMLGITAQVKEAGIAWDKGEKKNLESLRSFQNQIAAIQRDAVWWLHSVVPTISKVGPKDYVHCLHKVLFTEQPETYYKWDNWPPESDRNFFLRLCSEVPLLEDTLMRILVIGLSRDLPLGPADAMELADHLVKRAAGVQSDDLQVLRVERIQLIDAVLNLCTYHHPENIQLPAGYQPPNLAISTLYWKAWLLLLVVAAFNPQKIGLAAWDGYPTLKMLMEMVMTNNYSFPPCTVADEETKTEMINRELQISQKERQEILAFESHLAAASTKQTITESNSLLLSQLTSLDPKGPPRRPPPQILEQVKTLNQSLRLGHLLCRSRSPDFLLNIIQRQASSQSMPWLADLVQSSEGSLDVLPVQCLCEFLLHDAADDAASADDEEEGESKEQRVKKRQRQQKQRQLLGRLQDLLLGPKADEQTTCEVLDYFLRRLSSTQVASRVLAMKGLSLVLTEGGLKDGDDRDQPMEEDSRDAELLPAYQWLLQDLPRLPLFDSVRGFTANALQQAIHVETDPQTISAYLIYLSQHAPVEEQSHHNDLALDVARLIVERSTIMNSLFSKHSCRPEADAVLSALISIFSTYIRRMRKTKDGEDLYSWSESQDQVFLRWTSGETATMHILVVHAMVILLTLGPPKGESEFYTLLDIWFPDKKPLPTAFLVDTSEEALLLPDWLKLRMIRSEVSRLVDAALQDLEPQQLLLFVQSFGIPVSSMSKLLQYLDQTVSHDPQSLEQNIMDKNYMAHLVEVQHERGATGGHTFHSLLSASIPTRRDSSELNRAKVTVETPHGSVKMRVVSQVPVIGPDDDLAGILLQLFPLKVDPRWPPPPVRPLALALQQALAQEVLRARKGHIQQGGAAGRLLQAIAALLSSAHAGALVLAMHHSHTISCPLLRQLHLYQRMVSQDVGFCTLFFNAVVQMLTWLENSAVETGPLHSLLKSLAAQYSHKHRITDVRTGFRHLAEALAYRRDSEVAVRGIIASLKAGERCNAEPELITKVLQGLMEIKSPYLEELLSLLMTVGTESGAPGSPAGPVAMVISLLLQETEERGVKIEVDSKISESKNPGSCSGLLVDWLELLDPEVTSVCSDLQHKLLFAQNKLKSGGVNMAPSYRPYLLALLTHQSNWSTLHQCISSLLNKRKDQKLDPTSALDFLWACSHIPRIWQGRDQKTPQKRTEKFVLKLSPEELISLVDLILSESELNCRDSPASKSNLDQVSCSLLQSRLPLLHSCLHSDLDNVKKVSEYLISCVKKWGDSIMSKRCQTLLLQIYLHFPEVIQHVRLPEASLSGEATADGSTCKLDVLVHRLITLLADTGDTKSAENRASDANLACRKLAVSHPVLLLRHLSMIAALLHGRIHLNMQEIRQQNHVNFFSDVLAILELLQPLIFHFDHQRALQDCLLSFIKVLQNFRRSSRLPIINKFVQFIQKYITYDAASAVPFLQKHSDVLQGLSTENPDLVQLKSLLAGLTLPVKSCSSESASEDRDDDSSSGSLPLVNISASVPLTAADMTKCLKKISKGEAIEDVFEGLTEVDEKSKRNPEIIQYFVNDLQRLMSSPEEVCRNMAFSLALRCIQNIPSMAAEFLPTFMYCLGSGNFDVVQTALRNLPEYVLLCQEHADILLHKAFLVGIYGQIDTSSMIAESMKILRMEATT; this is translated from the exons ATGAATAGACCAAAACCAACAAGCATCAGGCGCCCCAGCAGTGCCAAAACATCAG GCCACCCACCACCTGGCGATTTTATTGCCCTTGGGGCGAAGAGTCAGGGTGGTGAGCCAAAAGCAAACCCAGCTCTCCTAAAACCAGCATCTACAGGTTTGCCTCCGGACCGCAAGAGAGAGGCACCCTCATCTCTGCCTTCATCCTCTAGTCTATCCAGCCTATCCAAACGACCAAAGCACTCTACTACTCCACCCAGTGCCCTCTCTCGCCTTGCTGAGGTGGCTGCTGTTGACAAAAGATCAATATCACCTTCTATCAAAGAGCCATCTGTAGTTCCCATTGAGG TATCCCCTGCTGTTCTTCTGGATGAGATTGAGGCAGCAGAGGCTGAGGGTAACGATGACCGCATTGAGGGCGTTCTGTGTGGGGCGGTCAAACAACTTAAGATGAACCGGGCCAAGCCTGACATGACGCTCTACCTCAGCCTCATGTTCCTGGCCAAAATCAAGCCCAATGTTTTTGCAACTGAGGGTGTCATAGAG GCTCTCTGCAGTTTGCTCCGCCGTGATGCCTCCATTAACTTCAAGGCTAAGGGAAACAACCTGGTGTCCGTTCTGGCCTGCAACCTGTTAATGGCCGCTTACGAGGAGGATGAAAACTGGCCTGAGATATTTGTCAAG GTCTACATTGAGGACTCTCTCGGTGAACGTATCTGGGTGGACAGTTCACACTGTAAAACTTTTGTTGACAACATCCAGACCGCCTTCACAACCAAGATGCCTCCTAAGAGTATGCTGCTCCAGACAGAAACTGGGAGATCTGGCGGAGACCTCAGTGCAG GAAACAGCCCTCATCCTTCCACACCGGATGAAGATGAAGGTCAAACTGAGCTTTTGATTGCAGAGGAAAAACTCAGCCCAGAGGATGATGGACAGGTCATGCCCAG GTACGATGAGCTGGCTGAAAGTGTGGAGGAGTACGTGTTGGAAGTTTTGAGGGACCAACTGAACCGCCGACAGCCTATGGACAACGTGTCCAGGAACCTCTTGCGCCTTTTGACCGCCACCTGTGGCTATAAAGAGGTTCGACTGATGGCTGTGCAGAGACTTGAGATGTGGCTACAGAATCCAAAG CTGACTCGGCCAGCACAGGATCTTCTCATGTCTCTGTGTATGAACTGTAACACACATGGCTCAGATGATATGGAGGTCATCTCAAACCTCATCAAGATCCGCCTTAAACCCAAAGTCCTCCTCAACCACTACATGCTGTGTGTCAG GGAGCTTCTGAATGCTCATAGAGATAATCTGGGCACCATGGTGAAGTTTGTGATCTTTAATGAGCTGTCAAATGCCAGAAACCCTAATAATATGCAAGTGCTTCATACAGTTCTGCAGCACAGCCCGGAGCAGGCACCCAAG TTTTTGGCCATGGTATTTCAGGACCTGTTAACCAATAAAGACGATTACTTGCGGGCATCTCGGGCCCTGCTCAGAGAAATCATTAAGCAAACCAAACACGAGATCAACTTCCAGTCTTTCTGTCTGGGCCTCATGCAAGAGAGGAAGGAGGCCACTTACACTGACATGGAGTTTAAA GAGCGCTTTGTTATCCAAGTGACTGATCTGTTGACGGTGTCCATGATGTTGGGGATCACAGCTCAGGTGAAAGAGGCCGGCATCGCATGGGACAAAGGAGAGAAGAAGA ACCTGGAGTCTCTAAGGTCCTTTCAGAACCAGATCGCTGCCATCCAGAGAGATGCTGTGTGGTGGCTGCACTCTGTGGTTCCTACCATCAGTAAAGTAGGACCTAAAGACTATGTGCACTG CCTCCACAAGGTGCTTTTTACAGAGCAGCCTGAGACATATTACAAGTGGGATAACTGGCCACCTGAGAGTGACAGAAA tttttttctcCGGCTGTGCTCCGAGGTTCCTCTGTTGGAGGACACACTGATGCGCATCTTGGTGATTGGTCTGTCACGAGATTTGCCCCTGGGCCCTGCTGATGCCATGGAGCTGGCTGATCACCTGGTAAAGAGGGCTGCTGGAGTTCAGTCTGATG ACCTACAGGTTTTGCGTGTGGAGAGGATCCAACTCATCGACGCTGTGCTGAACCTCTGTACGTACCATCACCCAGAGAACATCCAGCTGCCAGCAGG GTATCAACCTCCAAATCTGGCCATATCGACACTTTACTGGAAGGCATGGCTCCTGCTACTTGTGGTGGCAGCCTTCAACCCACAGAAAATCG GTTTGGCCGCCTGGGATGGTTACCCCACCCTGAAAATGCTCATGGAAATGgttatgacaaa taaCTACTCATTCCCTCCATGCACGGTGGCTGACGAGGAGACCAAAACTGAGATGATCAACCGGGAGCTGCAGATCTCTCAGAAGGAGAGGCAGGAGATCCTGGCATTTGAAAGCCACTTGGCTGCCGCCTCCACCAAGCAGACCATTACAGAGAGCAACAGTCTACTGCTGTCTCAGCTCACCAGTCTTGATCCAAA GGGACCTCCACGTAGACCACCTCCTCAGATACTGGAGCAGGTGAAGACCCTAAACCAGTCTTTGAGACTGGGCCATCTGCTGTGTCGTAGCCGCAGCCCAGACTTCCTGCTCAATATCATCCAGAGACAA GCATCATCTCAGTCTATGCCATGGCTTGCTGATCTCGTCCAGTCCAGTGAGGGGTCATTGGACGTGTTGCCCGTTCAGTGCCTCTGTGAATTCCTCCTCCATGACGCGGCCGATGATGCTGCATCTGCTGATGATGAGGAGGAAGGAGAAAgcaaagagcagagagtgaaGAAAAGACAA AGACAGCAGAAGCAGAGGCAGCTGCTCGGGCGACTGCAGGACCTGCTGTTAGGTCCTAAAGCTGATGAACAGACCACATGTGAGGTTCTGGACTATTTCCTGCGCCGTCTCAGTTCTACTCAGGTGGCCTCCAGAGTACTGGCCATGAAG GGTTTGTCATTGGTGCTGACGGAGGGAGGGTTGAAGGATGGAGATGACAGAGATCAGCCCATGGAGGAAGACTCTAGAGATGCCGAGTTACTGCCCGCCTACCAATGGCTCCTTCAGGACCTCCCCAGACTACCCCTGTTTGACAGCGTAAGAGGCTTCACCGCTAACGCCTTGCAACAG GCCATACATGTGGAAACAGATCCTCAAACCATCAGTGCATACCTGATATACCTTTCCCAGCATGCACCTGTGGAGGAGCAGTCACATCACAATGACCTGGCCTTG GATGTTGCCCGTTTGATAGTGGAGCGCTCCACCATAATGAACAGCCTGTTTTCCAAGCACTCCTGCAGGCCTGAGGCTGACGCCGTTCTCTCTGCTCTGATCTCCATCTTCTCTACCTACATCCGACGTATGAGGAAGACCAAAGATGGAGAGGACCTTTACAGCTGG TCAGAGTCTCAAGACCAAGTGTTCTTACGATGGACTTCAGGAGAAACGGCCACTATGCACATTCTGGTGGTCCATGCCATGGTCATCCTGCTCACATTGGGCCCCCCCAAAG gagaGAGTGAGTTTTATACTCTGTTGGATATCTGGTTTCCTGATAAAAAGCCCCTTCCTACCGCTTTCCTTGTTGACACATCCGAGGAGGCTCTTCTATTGCCTGATTGGCTCAAATTGAGAATGATTCGGTCTGAGGTGTCCCGATTAGTTGATGCAG CCCTGCAGGATCTTGAGCCTCAACAGTTGCTGCTGTTCGTTCAGTCTTTCGGTATCCCTGTCTCCAGCATGAGCAAACTGTTGCAATATCTTGATCAGACAGTGTCCCATGATCCTCAGTCACTGGAGCAAAACATTATGGACAAAA ACTACATGGCTCACCTGGTGGAGGTTCAGCATGAGAGAGGAGCAACAGGAGGTCACACGTTTCATAGTTTACTCAGTGCTTCAATTCCTACACGCAGAG ATAGTTCAGAGTTAAACAGGGCTAAGGTAACTGTAGAAACACCACATGGCTCCGTAAAGATGAGAGTGGTGAGTCAGGTCCCCGTGATTGGCCCAGATGATGATCTCGCTGGGATCCTGCTACAG CTTTTTCCGCTGAAAGTGGATCCACGTTGGCCCCCACCTCCGGTCCGGCCGCTGGCATTGGCTCTGCAGCAGGCTCTGGCCCAAGAGGTGCTGCGTGCACGGAAGGGTCACATCCAGCAGGGCGGCGCTGCTGGGCGACTCCTACAAGCTATAGCAGCCCTTCTGAGTTCTGCCCACGCTGGTGCTCTGGTCCTGGCAATGCATCACAGCCACACAATCTCATGCCCTCTATTGCGCCAGCTCCATCTCTACCAG CGAATGGTGTCTCAAGATGTCGGCTTCTGCACGCTGTTCTTTAACGCTGTTGTGCAGATGTTGACCTGGCTGGAGAACTCTGCAGTAGAAACGGGGCCGCTCCACAGTCTGCTGAAATCTCTGGCCGCCCAGTACTCTCACAAACATCGCATCACAGATG TTCGTACAGGGTTTCGGCACTTGGCTGAAGCTCTGGCATACAGACGCGACTCTGAGGTGGCAGTCAGGGGCATCATTGCATCACTGAAAGCGGGAGAGAGATGCAACGCTGAACCTGAACTCATAACAAAAG TGTTACAGGGGTTGATGGAGATAAAGTCCCCTTATCTAGAAGAGCTGTTGTCCCTGCTTATGACCGTCGGTACGGAGAGCGGAGCCCCAGGAAGCCCAGCTGGCCCCGTCGCCATGGTGATCTCCCTGCTGCTGCAGGAAACAGAGGAGCGAGGGGTGAAAATAGAGGTGGATTCCAAAAT CTCTGAGTCAAAGAATCCTGGCTCGTGTTCAGGACTGTTGGTGGATTGGCTGGAACTGCTCGACCCTGAAGTGACATCTGTGTGCTcagatcttcagcacaaactgctttttgctcaaaacaaG CTTAAAAGCGGTGGTGTGAACATGGCTCCGTCCTACAGGCCGTATCTGTTAGCCCTGCTCACACATCAGTCTAACTGGAGCACTCTCCATCAGTGCATCAGCTCTCTGCTTAATAAACGCAAAGATCAAAA GCTGGATCCAACTTCAGCTCTGGATTTTCTATGGGCCTGCAGTCACATTCCTCGGATCTGGCAGGGGCGGGATCAGAAAACTCCACAG AAACGCACAGAGAAGTTTGTATTAAAGCTGAGCCCTGAAGAGCTAATAAGTCTTGTGGACCTCATCCTGTCTGAGTCAGAACTGAATTGTCGTGACTCACCGGCCTCCAAGAGCAATCTGGATCAGGTCTCCTGTTCGCTCCTTCAGTCCCGTTTGCCTCTGCTGCACAGCTGTCTGCACTCAGACCTGGACAATGTCAAGAAAGTGTCCGAGTATCTCATCAGCTGTGTCAAGAAGTGGGGAGACAG TATAATGAGTAAAAGGTGTCAGACGCTGCTACTGCAGATCTACCTGCACTTTCCAGAGGTCATCCAACACGTCCGCCTACCAGAGGCATCGCTGAGCGGAGAGGCAACAGCCGATGGTAGCACCTGCAAG CTGGATGTTCTGGTGCATCGTCTCATCACCCTGCTAGCTGACACAGGAGACACGAAATCAGCCGAAAACCGTGCTTCTGATGCGAATCTGGCTTGCAGGAAACTGGCCGTGTCCCATCCGGTGCTTCTGCTGAG ACACTTGTCCATGATCGCTGCTCTCCTTCATGGCCGCATCCATCTAAACATGCAGGAGATCAGGCAACAGAACCACGTCAATTTCTTCAGTGATGTTTTGGCAATCCTGGAGCTGCTGCAGCCGCTGATATTTCACTTTGACCACCAGAGGGCACTGCAGGATTGTCTGCTGTCCTTTATCAAAGTTTTACAG AACTTCAGAAGATCATCCCGTTTGCCGATCATAAATAAATTTGTGCagttcattcagaaatacatcACCTATGATGCAGCATCTGCTGTGCCCTTCCTACAGAAACACTCTGATGTTCTCCA GGGTCTGTCCACTGAGAATCCTGACCTGGTTCAGCTGAAGTCTTTACTTGCTGGACTGACTCTGCCTGTGAAGTCTTGTTCCTCTGAGAGCGCCTCAGAAGACAGAGATG ATGATTCGTCATCAGGTTCCCTCCCCCTGGTCAACATCTCGGCCTCTGTGCCTCTTACTGCAGCCGACATGACCAAATGCCTAAAGAAGATCTCTAAAGGAGAAGCTATTGAGG